A window of Catenulispora sp. EB89 contains these coding sequences:
- a CDS encoding 3-oxoacid CoA-transferase subunit A → MTEIHADPDQAVAGIADGSTVLVGGFGMAGMPVALIDALIRQGAKDLTIVSNNAGNGDTGLAALLAKRRVRKVICSFPRQSDSYVFDELYRAGLVELELVPQGTLAERMRAAGAGIGAFFCPTGVGTPLAEGKETRVIDGRAYVLEYPIRGDVALIGAHRADRMGNLVYRKTARNFGPVMATAAALVVAQVREVVEVGELDPEAVVTPSIYVDRVLTEAGR, encoded by the coding sequence GTGACCGAAATCCACGCCGACCCGGACCAAGCAGTTGCCGGGATCGCCGACGGGTCCACTGTCCTCGTCGGCGGTTTCGGCATGGCCGGGATGCCGGTCGCGCTGATCGACGCGCTGATCCGGCAGGGCGCGAAGGACCTGACGATCGTGTCCAACAACGCCGGCAACGGCGACACCGGGCTCGCCGCGCTGCTGGCGAAGCGGCGGGTGCGGAAGGTGATCTGCTCGTTCCCGCGCCAGTCGGACTCGTACGTGTTCGACGAGCTCTACCGCGCGGGGCTGGTCGAGCTGGAGCTGGTGCCGCAGGGGACGCTGGCCGAGCGGATGCGCGCGGCCGGGGCCGGGATCGGCGCGTTCTTCTGCCCGACCGGCGTGGGGACGCCGCTGGCCGAGGGCAAGGAGACGCGGGTCATCGACGGGCGCGCGTACGTGCTCGAATACCCGATCCGCGGCGACGTCGCGCTGATCGGCGCCCATCGGGCCGACCGGATGGGGAACCTGGTGTACCGGAAGACGGCGCGGAACTTCGGGCCGGTGATGGCCACGGCGGCGGCGCTGGTGGTGGCGCAGGTGCGGGAGGTGGTCGAGGTCGGGGAGCTGGATCCCGAGGCTGTGGTGACGCCGAGTATTTATGTGGACCGGGTGCTGACGGAGGCCGGGCGGTGA
- a CDS encoding YciI family protein produces MKYLLLIYGNEEKWASIPEEILEEGRAKQDAWNKRYQGTGELLGAYGLGGESEASLVRTKDGTPFTTDGPYLEAKEFVCSLYLLDVASVERAREIAAEMPWAADTGVEVWPVLHDAFGAGPDGGA; encoded by the coding sequence ATGAAGTACCTGCTCCTGATCTACGGCAACGAGGAGAAGTGGGCTTCGATCCCGGAGGAGATCCTGGAGGAGGGACGCGCCAAGCAGGACGCCTGGAACAAGCGTTACCAGGGCACCGGCGAGCTGCTCGGGGCCTACGGCCTCGGCGGCGAGAGCGAGGCCTCGCTGGTGCGGACCAAGGACGGCACCCCGTTCACCACCGACGGCCCGTACCTGGAGGCCAAGGAGTTCGTCTGCAGCCTGTACCTCCTGGACGTGGCGTCGGTCGAGCGGGCCCGTGAGATCGCGGCGGAGATGCCGTGGGCGGCCGACACCGGGGTCGAGGTCTGGCCGGTCCTGCACGACGCGTTCGGTGCGGGGCCCGACGGCGGGGCCTGA
- a CDS encoding MaoC family dehydratase, with the protein MTDAPSADAGGSGEFAVPADERYFEDYEVGATYEFGTVTVTEQEIVGFAARYDPQSFHVDPAAARQGPFGGLIASGWHTCALMMRLFAEHYLPTTASLGSPGVDELRWLKPVRPGDRLRLRLRVVEARRSRSDPRRGIVRTFAELVDQVGEPVLSMTVVSLLLARGGDQDLPTAPPASG; encoded by the coding sequence ATGACAGACGCACCGAGCGCGGACGCCGGCGGTTCCGGCGAGTTCGCCGTGCCCGCCGACGAGCGGTACTTCGAGGACTACGAGGTCGGCGCGACCTACGAGTTCGGCACCGTCACGGTGACCGAGCAGGAGATCGTCGGATTCGCCGCGCGGTACGACCCCCAATCCTTCCACGTCGATCCGGCCGCGGCACGGCAGGGGCCGTTCGGCGGGCTGATCGCCAGCGGCTGGCACACCTGTGCGCTGATGATGCGTCTGTTCGCCGAGCACTACCTGCCGACGACCGCGAGCCTGGGCAGCCCCGGGGTGGACGAGCTGCGCTGGCTCAAGCCGGTGCGCCCCGGCGACCGCCTGCGCCTGCGGCTGCGGGTCGTGGAGGCCCGGCGCTCGCGCTCCGACCCGCGGCGCGGGATCGTCCGGACCTTCGCCGAGCTCGTCGACCAGGTCGGCGAGCCGGTGCTGAGCATGACGGTGGTGAGCCTGCTGCTGGCACGCGGCGGTGACCAGGACCTGCCCACGGCGCCGCCTGCCTCTGGATGA
- a CDS encoding cyclase family protein, whose translation MTTTAEASELSETPQSLKSLKSETFREIGARLSNWGRWGVADERGTANLITPERLVAAGKLIRQGKVFDLGIPVAADGPNGTHRQNPLHVMLETGQGQQIPCGTRYSDDYIAMSSQSSTQWDALAHVYYDDRLYNGFAASSITVKGAGRCSIDKQAKGIAGRGVLLDVAALHGVEWLPAGTVITPADLDAAAERQGGVEVGAGDVLLVRTGWRRKFLTEHDSAQFLAGEPGLGMGCCEWLKERDVAAVAADNWAVEVLPGEVPGEFLTVHLVLIRDMGMTLGELLDLEELAADCEADGVWEFFFTAPPLKVTGGVGTPINPLALK comes from the coding sequence ATGACGACCACCGCTGAGGCTTCTGAGCTTTCTGAGACTCCCCAGAGCCTCAAGAGCCTCAAGAGCGAGACGTTCCGCGAGATCGGTGCCCGGTTGAGCAACTGGGGCCGGTGGGGCGTGGCGGACGAGCGCGGGACCGCCAACCTGATCACCCCGGAGCGCCTGGTCGCCGCCGGGAAACTGATCCGGCAGGGGAAGGTGTTCGACCTCGGCATCCCGGTCGCGGCGGACGGTCCGAACGGCACTCACCGGCAGAACCCGCTCCACGTCATGCTCGAGACCGGCCAGGGGCAGCAGATCCCGTGCGGGACCCGCTATTCGGACGACTACATCGCCATGTCGTCGCAGAGTTCGACGCAGTGGGACGCCCTGGCACACGTGTACTACGACGACCGGCTCTACAACGGCTTCGCCGCGTCCTCGATCACGGTGAAGGGTGCCGGACGCTGCTCGATCGACAAGCAGGCCAAGGGGATCGCCGGCCGCGGTGTGCTGCTGGACGTGGCGGCGCTGCACGGCGTCGAGTGGCTGCCCGCCGGGACGGTGATCACGCCGGCCGACCTGGACGCCGCCGCCGAGCGTCAGGGCGGCGTCGAGGTCGGCGCCGGCGACGTTCTGCTGGTGCGGACCGGCTGGCGCCGCAAGTTCCTGACCGAGCACGACTCGGCGCAGTTCCTGGCCGGGGAGCCGGGCCTGGGGATGGGGTGCTGCGAGTGGCTCAAGGAGCGCGACGTGGCAGCGGTCGCCGCCGACAACTGGGCGGTCGAGGTGCTGCCCGGGGAAGTGCCGGGGGAGTTCCTGACCGTGCACCTGGTGCTGATCCGCGACATGGGCATGACGCTCGGCGAGCTGCTGGACCTGGAGGAGCTGGCCGCGGACTGCGAGGCCGACGGGGTGTGGGAGTTCTTCTTCACCGCGCCGCCGCTGAAGGTGACCGGCGGGGTGGGGACGCCGATCAATCCGTTGGCGCTGAAGTGA
- a CDS encoding GntR family transcriptional regulator codes for MPEALFGTAGSSPGALPSRTEAVLEAIKHAILTGELKPGRALVETDLAAELGVSKTPVREALKTLAGTGLVTMSPYKGATVREIDPAHARSIYDMRLLLEPTAAGRGVSGRADWSAARAALEAADRAGDAAERSLANRAFHREMYLGCGNPLLVRALDDLRDQTALVSAAAWARRASWEHEAAEHRAILDAATRGDAEEVRNLMRSHISSFVARTFPEDEG; via the coding sequence ATGCCGGAAGCGCTGTTCGGAACCGCCGGATCGAGCCCCGGCGCGCTCCCGTCCCGCACCGAGGCCGTGCTGGAGGCGATCAAGCACGCGATCCTGACCGGGGAGCTCAAGCCCGGCCGGGCGCTGGTCGAGACCGACCTGGCCGCCGAGCTCGGGGTGTCCAAGACCCCGGTGCGCGAAGCCCTCAAGACGCTGGCCGGCACCGGACTGGTGACGATGAGCCCGTACAAGGGCGCCACGGTCCGCGAGATCGACCCGGCCCACGCGCGCTCCATCTACGACATGCGCCTGCTGCTGGAGCCGACCGCCGCCGGACGCGGCGTGTCCGGACGCGCCGACTGGTCGGCGGCGCGCGCCGCCCTGGAAGCGGCCGACCGGGCCGGCGACGCCGCGGAGCGCTCGCTGGCCAACCGCGCCTTCCACCGCGAGATGTACCTCGGCTGCGGCAACCCGCTGCTGGTGCGGGCGCTGGACGACCTGCGCGACCAGACCGCGCTGGTGTCGGCGGCGGCGTGGGCGCGGCGGGCGTCGTGGGAGCACGAGGCGGCCGAGCACCGGGCGATCCTGGACGCGGCGACGCGCGGGGACGCCGAGGAGGTCAGGAACCTGATGCGGAGTCATATCAGTTCCTTCGTGGCGCGGACGTTCCCGGAGGACGAGGGCTGA
- a CDS encoding 3-oxoacid CoA-transferase subunit B: MAALVARDIPAGAFVNLGIGLPTLVADHLAADSGVVLHTENGMLNMGPAAHGADVDPDLTNAGKVPVTELPGASYFHHADSFAMMRGGHLDFCVLGGFQVSAAGDLANWHTGEPDAIPAVGGAMDLAIGARRVFVMMTLFTKTGEPKLVPRCTYPLTGLGCVDRVYTDHAILDLTPEGVLVRETFGLTVDDLANLLEVPLR, encoded by the coding sequence ATGGCGGCCCTGGTCGCCCGCGACATCCCGGCCGGCGCCTTCGTCAACCTCGGCATCGGCCTGCCGACCCTCGTCGCCGACCACCTCGCCGCCGACTCCGGCGTCGTGCTGCACACCGAGAACGGCATGCTCAACATGGGCCCGGCCGCGCACGGCGCCGACGTCGATCCCGACCTCACCAACGCCGGGAAGGTGCCGGTGACCGAGCTGCCCGGCGCGTCGTACTTCCACCACGCCGACTCGTTCGCGATGATGCGCGGCGGCCACCTCGACTTCTGCGTGCTCGGCGGCTTCCAGGTCTCGGCGGCGGGCGACCTCGCCAACTGGCACACCGGCGAGCCGGACGCGATCCCGGCCGTCGGCGGGGCGATGGACCTGGCGATCGGCGCGCGCCGGGTGTTCGTCATGATGACCCTGTTCACCAAGACCGGGGAGCCCAAGCTGGTGCCGCGCTGCACCTACCCGCTGACCGGCCTGGGATGCGTCGACCGGGTCTACACCGACCACGCGATCCTCGACCTCACGCCGGAGGGCGTCCTCGTCCGCGAGACCTTCGGCCTGACCGTCGACGACCTGGCCAATCTCCTGGAGGTACCGCTCAGATGA
- a CDS encoding multicopper oxidase family protein: MKRRNVLKIAAAASTSAGAGLLVVGKGAGTSGAAAGPVAPAAAGEGEGSGELMPGMKGMDGIPGLPPPGTPAPPPAVLTPFVDAMPRLAEAVPVSSTADTDHYVTSIENSYAQLAPGKPTAVTSYGGGFIGPMIRAQHGRKVSVTYTNNLTAPVVVHLHGGHVPSPSDGFPTDELAAGASRTYTYPNMQRGATLWYHDHLHMMEAVNVYNGLHGVYILHDPAEDRLDLPSGRYDVPIFLRDAYLDVDNALYYDPTLTWTVMLANGKARPYFPVGQRRYRFRLINGSNHRVLTLSLSDGTPLVQIGSDGGLLPAPSVAPQLALTSAERGEVLLDFSDYPMGTQLYLQDSVLGQILRFDVTETCPPEPRKEALPATLATLPALKHPTNTRDITLSLSADTNYFYINGRVFDPNYVMASIPVGTTEIWQVTDISGWEHNFHIHLVQFRVLDINGVPPGPSMQGLKDTVPIPANGSVRLQATFSDYPGKYVFHCHVLEHASFTGMMARMDITA; this comes from the coding sequence TTGAAAAGACGCAACGTACTGAAGATCGCCGCTGCCGCGAGTACGTCGGCCGGCGCGGGACTGCTGGTGGTCGGCAAGGGCGCGGGGACGTCCGGGGCCGCGGCCGGCCCGGTCGCCCCGGCGGCCGCCGGCGAGGGGGAGGGCTCCGGCGAGCTGATGCCGGGCATGAAGGGCATGGACGGCATTCCCGGCCTGCCGCCGCCGGGCACCCCGGCGCCGCCGCCGGCGGTGCTGACGCCGTTCGTCGACGCGATGCCGCGCCTGGCGGAAGCCGTCCCGGTGTCCTCGACGGCGGACACCGACCACTACGTCACCAGTATCGAGAACAGCTACGCACAGCTCGCGCCGGGCAAGCCGACCGCGGTCACCAGCTACGGCGGGGGCTTCATCGGCCCGATGATCCGGGCCCAGCACGGCCGGAAGGTCTCGGTCACCTACACCAACAACCTGACGGCTCCCGTCGTGGTGCACCTGCACGGCGGGCACGTGCCCTCGCCCAGCGACGGCTTCCCGACCGACGAGCTCGCCGCCGGGGCCTCGCGCACGTACACGTACCCGAACATGCAGCGCGGCGCGACGCTGTGGTACCACGACCACCTCCACATGATGGAGGCGGTCAACGTCTACAACGGCCTGCACGGCGTCTACATCCTGCACGACCCGGCCGAGGACCGGCTGGACCTGCCCAGCGGCCGCTACGACGTCCCGATCTTCCTGCGCGACGCCTACCTGGACGTCGACAACGCGCTCTACTACGACCCGACGCTGACCTGGACGGTGATGCTGGCCAACGGCAAGGCGCGGCCGTACTTCCCGGTCGGGCAGCGGCGCTACCGCTTCCGGCTCATCAACGGCTCCAACCACCGGGTCCTGACGCTCTCGCTGAGCGACGGCACGCCGCTGGTGCAGATCGGCAGCGACGGCGGCTTGCTGCCGGCCCCGTCGGTGGCGCCGCAGCTGGCGCTGACCTCGGCCGAGCGCGGGGAAGTGCTCCTGGACTTCTCCGACTACCCGATGGGCACCCAGCTGTACCTGCAGGACTCGGTGCTGGGGCAGATTCTGCGCTTCGACGTCACCGAGACCTGCCCGCCGGAGCCCCGCAAGGAGGCGCTGCCGGCGACCCTGGCCACGCTGCCGGCGCTGAAGCACCCCACGAACACGCGCGACATCACGCTGTCGCTGTCGGCGGACACCAACTACTTCTACATCAACGGCAGGGTCTTCGACCCGAACTACGTGATGGCCTCGATCCCGGTCGGCACGACCGAGATCTGGCAGGTCACGGACATCTCGGGGTGGGAGCACAACTTCCACATCCACCTGGTGCAGTTCCGGGTCCTGGACATCAACGGCGTGCCCCCGGGGCCGTCGATGCAGGGGCTCAAGGACACGGTGCCGATCCCGGCGAACGGGAGCGTGCGGTTGCAGGCGACGTTCTCGGACTACCCGGGGAAGTACGTGTTCCACTGCCATGTGCTGGAGCACGCTTCGTTCACCGGGATGATGGCGCGGATGGACATCACGGCGTAG
- a CDS encoding intradiol ring-cleavage dioxygenase — MSAEGPVGADREQAVTDEVLASFAGTADPRLLEILRALVRHLHGFAREVRLDQGEWEAAVDFLTRAGHITDDRRQEFILLSDVLGLSMLTVAINEPKTPGATEATVFGPFFVDGAPEVPLGGDLARGAAGTPCYVSGRVLAAGGTPLGDVCVDVWGADEDGFYDVQYPGERSVGRGRLHTAPDGAFRFWTVLPTPYPIPHDGPVGDLLAAAGRSPMRPAHLHFMVTAPGYRTLITHIFVAGDPYLGSDAVFGVKDSLVVEAGHHDGGEAPHGSRREGAWTSLTYDLVLAPEDAG; from the coding sequence ATGAGTGCTGAAGGCCCGGTCGGTGCCGACCGGGAGCAGGCCGTGACCGACGAGGTGCTGGCCAGCTTCGCCGGCACCGCCGACCCGCGGCTCCTGGAGATCCTGCGGGCCCTGGTGCGCCATCTGCACGGCTTCGCCCGCGAGGTCCGGCTCGACCAGGGGGAGTGGGAGGCGGCGGTCGACTTCCTCACCCGCGCCGGGCACATCACCGACGACCGGCGCCAGGAGTTCATCCTGCTGTCGGACGTGCTCGGGCTGTCGATGCTGACCGTCGCGATCAACGAGCCGAAGACGCCCGGCGCGACCGAGGCGACGGTCTTCGGCCCCTTCTTCGTCGACGGCGCGCCGGAGGTCCCGCTCGGCGGCGACCTGGCGCGCGGCGCCGCCGGGACGCCGTGCTACGTGTCAGGGCGCGTACTCGCCGCCGGCGGCACGCCGCTGGGCGACGTGTGCGTGGACGTCTGGGGCGCCGACGAGGACGGGTTCTACGACGTCCAGTACCCCGGCGAGCGCTCGGTCGGACGCGGCCGGCTGCACACGGCGCCCGACGGCGCCTTCCGCTTCTGGACCGTCCTGCCGACGCCCTACCCGATCCCGCACGACGGCCCCGTCGGCGACCTGCTCGCCGCCGCCGGCCGCAGCCCGATGCGGCCGGCGCACCTGCACTTCATGGTCACCGCGCCGGGCTATCGGACGCTGATCACGCACATCTTCGTCGCGGGGGATCCGTATCTGGGGTCCGACGCGGTGTTCGGGGTGAAGGACAGCCTGGTGGTCGAGGCCGGGCACCACGACGGAGGGGAGGCGCCGCACGGATCCCGGCGCGAGGGCGCCTGGACCAGTCTGACCTACGACCTGGTGCTGGCCCCCGAGGACGCCGGCTGA